The following are from one region of the Equus quagga isolate Etosha38 unplaced genomic scaffold, UCLA_HA_Equagga_1.0 HiC_scaffold_1382_RagTag, whole genome shotgun sequence genome:
- the LOC124231957 gene encoding N-acetyllactosaminide beta-1,3-N-acetylglucosaminyltransferase 2 produces the protein MSVGRRRIKLLGILMMLNVFIYLIVEVSKSSNQEKNGKGEVIIPKGKFWKISEPPVAYWNREQEKLNRRYNPILNMLTNQTGEVYGFSNISHLNYCEPDLRVASVVSGFDNLPDRFKDFLLYLRCRNYSLLIDQPNKCAKKPFLLLAIKSLTSHFARRQAIRESWGRETNVGNRTVVRVFLLGQTPPEDNHPDLSDMLKFESEKHQDILMWNYRDTFFNLSLKEVLFLRWVSTSCPNAEFVFKGDDDVFVNTHHILNYLNSLSKNKAKDLFIGDVIHNAGPHRDKKLKYYIPEVVYTGVYPPYAGGGGFLYSGHLALRLHSITDQVLLYPIDDVYTGMCLQKLGLLPEKHKGFRTFDIEEKNKNNICSYLDLMLVHSRKPQEMIDIWSRLQNAHLNC, from the coding sequence ATGAGTGTTGGACGTCGAAGAATAAAGTTGTTGGGTATCCTCATGATGctaaatgtcttcatttatttgattGTCGAAGTCTCCAAAAGcagtaaccaagaaaaaaatggaaaggggGAAGTAATAATACCCAAAGGAAAGTTCTGGAAGATATCTGAACCTCCTGTGGCATATTGGAACAGAGAACAGGAAAAGCTGAACAGGCGATACAATCCCATTTTGAACATGTTGACCAACCAGACAGGGGAAGTATACGGGTTTTCTAATATAAGCCATCTGAATTATTGTGAACCTGACCTGAGGGTCGCATCAGTAGTTTCAGGCTTTGACAATTTGCCTGACAGGTTTAAAGACTTTCTTCTGTATTTGAGATGTCGAAATTACTCACTGCTTATAGATCAGCCAAATAAGTGTGCAAAGAAACCCTTCTTATTGCTGGCGATTAAGTCGCTCACTTCACATTTTGCTAGAAGGCAAGCAATTCGGGAATCCTGGGGCAGAGAAACCAACGTGGGGAACCGAACAGTGGTGCGAGTCTTCTTACTGGGCCAGACGCCCCCAGAGGACAACCATCCTGACCTTTCAGATATGCTGAAATTTGAGAGTGAGAAGCACCAAGACATTCTTATGTGGAACTACAGAGACACTTTCTTCAACTTGTCTCTGAAAGAAGTGCTCTTTCTCAGGTGGGTGAGCACTTCTTGCCCAAACGCAGAGTTTGTCTTTAAGGGCGATGACGATGTGTTTGTGAACACCCATCACATCCTGAATTACTTGAATAGCTTATCCAAGAACAAAGCCAAAGATTTGTTTATAGGAGATGTGATCCACAATGCTGGTCCTCATCGGGATAAGAAACTGAAGTACTACATCCCAGAAGTTGTTTACACTGGTGTCTACCCGCCGTATGCGGGCGGAGGCGGGTTCCTCTACTCTGGCCATCTGGCCCTGAGGCTGCACAGTATAACTGACCAGGTCCTTCTCTACCCCATTGATGATGTTTATACTGGAATGTGCCTTCAGAAGCTTGGCCTCCTTCCGGAGAAACACAAAGGCTTCAGGACATTTgatatagaagagaaaaacaagaataacatTTGTTCCTATCTAGATTTGATGTTAGTACACAGCAGGAAACCTCAAGAGATGATTGATATTTGGTCTCGGTTGCAAAATGCTCATTTAAATTGCTAA